In a single window of the Diospyros lotus cultivar Yz01 chromosome 10, ASM1463336v1, whole genome shotgun sequence genome:
- the LOC127810873 gene encoding serine acetyltransferase 1, chloroplastic-like has protein sequence MATCIQPSRTDTGHANPLSRDPNRCQADDRLCCYVNFCRPSFPNGVCCVPICQDQPTSIHSGTTHHEGHGDDLWRRMKDEALSDVEEEPILSNYYFSLILSHNSLESALVNHLSMKLSNSDLPSGVLCDLFASLLDREIVAAVEDDLRAVKERDPACISLVHCFLNFKGFLAIQAHRLAHKLWSEGRKVLALLVQNRVSEIFAVDIHPGARVGRGILLDHATGVVVGETAVIGDRVSILHNVTLGGTGKSSGDRHPKIGDGVLIGAGTCVLGNVRVGDGAKIGAGSVVLKDVPARTTVVGNPARLVGGKGKPVKLDKIPSLTMDHTSHVCNCEWSDYVI, from the coding sequence ATGGCAACTTGCATCCAACCATCTAGAACAGACACCGGCCACGCCAACCCACTTTCCCGCGATCCAAACAGGTGCCAAGCCGACGATCGCCTCTGCTGCTACGTAAATTTCTGCCGACCCAGTTTCCCGAATGGTGTCTGCTGCGTACCCATTTGCCAGGATCAGCCGACGTCCATCCATTCCGGCACCACCCATCACGAAGGGCACGGCGACGATCTGTGGCGGAGAATGAAGGACGAAGCTCTGTCCGACGTCGAGGAAGAGCCCATATTGTCAAACTACTATTTCAGCTTAATTTTGTCTCATAATTCCCTAGAAAGCGCTCTGGTCAATCATCTCTCGATGAAGCTGAGCAATTCCGACCTTCCCAGCGGCGTTCTGTGCGATCTTTTCGCCAGCCTACTCGACCGGGAAATCGTGGCCGCCGTTGAAGACGACTTGAGGGCCGTGAAGGAGAGAGATCCGGCTTGCATAAGTCTCGTTCACTGTTTCTTGAATTTCAAAGGGTTTCTCGCGATCCAAGCGCATAGACTGGCGCATAAATTGTGGTCTGAGGGCCGGAAAGTTTTGGCACTTTTGGTTCAGAACAGAGTTTCGGAGATCTTCGCAGTGGACATCCATCCGGGCGCCCGGGTCGGGCGGGGGATATTGCTGGATCACGCCACCGGAGTCGTGGTCGGAGAGACGGCGGTGATCGGAGACCGCGTGTCGATCCTGCACAACGTGACGTTGGGTGGTACCGGGAAGAGTTCCGGCGACCGGCATCCGAAGATCGGGGACGGGGTGTTGATTGGAGCTGGGACATGTGTATTGGGGAATGTGAGGGTCGGAGATGGGGCGAAGATAGGGGCAGGGTCGGTGGTGTTGAAGGATGTGCCGGCGAGGACGACAGTTGTCGGGAATCCGGCGAGGCTAGTCGGAGGGAAGGGGAAACCGGTGAAGCTGGATAAGATTCCGAGCCTGACCATGGACCACACTTCGCATGTTTGTAATTGTGAGTGGTCGGATTATGTTATTTAG
- the LOC127811192 gene encoding uncharacterized protein LOC127811192 has protein sequence MIREDVGDERFCILVDEVKDESNREQLAIILRFVNSCGILTECFFAIKSVSNITSLNLKNEISDILARHDLQLSKMRGQGYDGANNMRGTWNGLQALFLRDYPFAYYVHCFAHRLQLALISAAKDVSVIWEFFSHLDNVINIINSSSQCISELQNAQRKEIEHMLSIGERMYSATCNVLEYLKVHCSKASSRAEVRGAYRHFACFEFVFNLLLMHKIMRITDVLCQALQKKSLNILAVMRFVSTAKLILQELREEGWEVFLQEVKDFCSRHNIDILDLDSSYMIGRCRDETTVEHHYHFDVFNEAIDFVLMELSTRFNDKSVELFSLSVALDPRNSFESFNSDDICTLAKKFYPKDFSSQDICALEYELKYYVHEVIADQRFQVSTLVELCQELTNSGKSDTYIMITRLIRLVLTLPVSTATTERAFSAMKLLKTTLRNKMEDDFLADCMTLYIERELALTIDVNSVVDEFFVSKPRQVQV, from the exons ATGATTCGTGAGGATGTTGGAGATGAACGCTTTTGTATTCTTGTGGATGAAGTAAAAGATGAATCTAATCGAGAGCAATTGGCCATTATTTTGAGGTTTGTGAATAGTTGTGGTATATTGACAGAATGTTTTTTTGCAATCAAAAGCGTTAGTAACATCACGTCCTTAAACCTAAAAAATGAGATTTCTGATATTCTTGCTCGACACGACCTTCAACTTAGCAAAATGAGAGGTCAAGGATATGATGGTGCTAATAATATGCGTGGTACTTGGAATGGACTTCAAGCTTTATTTCTTAGAGATTATCCATTTGCATATTATGTTCATTGCTTTGCACACAGGTTACAACTGGCATTGATTTCTGCAGCTAAGGATGTGAGTGTTATTTGGGAATTCTTTTCTCATTTGGATAAtgttatcaatattattaattcttcttctcaGTGCATTAGTGAGTTGCAAAATgctcaaagaaaagaaattgagcATATGTTGAGTATTGGAGAGC GCATGTATTCTGCAACTTGCAATGTGCTTGAATATCTTAAAGTTCATTGTTCAAAAGCAAGTTCTCGAGCTGAAGTCCGTGGCGCTTATAGACACTTTGCATGTTTTGAATTTGTGTTCAATTtgcttttaatgcacaaaattaTGAGAATAACTGATGTTCTTTGTCAAGCTCttcaaaaaaaatcactaaacaTTTTGGCTGTTATGAGATTTGTTTCTACTGCGAAACTTATTCTTCAAGAATTGAGAGAAGAAGGTTGGGAAGTGTTTCTTCAAGAAGTAAAAGATTTTTGTTCAAGACACAACATTGACATACTGGATCTAGATTCTTCATATATGATTGGTCGTTGTAGGGATGAGACTACAGTTGAGCACCATTATCATTTTGATGTTTTCAATGAAGCAATTGATTTTGTATTGATGGAGTTAAGTACACGTTTTAATGATAAATCAGTAGAACTCTTTTCTCTCAGTGTGGCTTTGGATCCCAGAAATTCATTTGAATCATTCAATAGTGATGATATTTGTACGCTTGCAAAGAAGTTCTATCCTAAAGATTTTAGCAGTCAAGATATTTGTGCTTTAGAATATGAGTTGAAGTATTATGTTCATGAAGTGATTGCTGACCAAAGATTTCAAGTATCTACACTTGTTGAATTGTGCCAGGAGTTGACCAACAGTGGAAAGTCAGATACATACATTATGATAACTAGATTGATTCGTCTTGTATTGACATTACCCGTTTCTACTGCAACTACTGAACGAGCATTTTCAGCAATGAAACTTTTGAAGACAACACTTCGTAACAAAATGGAGGACGACTTCCTTGCTGATTGTATGACTCTCTACATTGAAAGAGAACTTGCTCTTACAATAGATGTAAATTCTGTTGtagatgaattttttgtttcaaaacctcgtCAAGTTcaagtttaa